From Fibrobacter sp. UWH6:
ACCGCAAAGGCTTAATCAAAAGCTTTTATGCAGCGTAAGGTTCTAGACAACCTGTACCGTCAAGGCGGTCTGACCCTTTTCGCCTTCCCTTGTGAACAAGCCGACACCCAAAAGTCGGCTATTCCTCTGGAAAGCCTACAAAATCTGGCTCTGGCGCTCAACGCCGGGGCTTCTTTTGTGCTTATGGATTTTTCGGGCAAACATCCTTTTAACGACACCGTACTCAAAAGGAGCCTTCCCGAAAACGACGACCAGTTCCGCGAACTTTACCACCTGCTGCAAGAAATCAAGAAAACAACGCCCCAGGTCATCGGCATCCTTCCGCAAGAAGTTACCGAGGTACAGGCCCGCTACCTGGCGCTTATCGCCCGCGGTCTCATCATCGCCGACAACGACGAACCCAACAGCGACACGGCGGCAATTTATCTGGAAGACGCACCTAGCCTGCAGAAAATACCTCTGCTCTGGTTACACAAGTTTGTTCCAAACCGTCGTCGTTTCCCCGGTGCAGCAAAGGCAGTAAAGCGCAGCGTATCCCTGTTCGGCGAAGTCCGTAAAAGCAACTGGCAGACAAATCCAGCCGGCTTCGTCAAGATCATCGAGAACCTGCACAAGCTGGAGATTCTCAGAAAGAATCCCCTAGACGGTATTTCCAAAGTCTTCAAGCGATTCTTCCCGCTGTTCCTGCTACTGGCAATTACAATTCCGTTCTTCTTCTTCAGCCACCTGGAACCCGGAGTTTCGAACATCCGCAACAGGACCCAGGAGCGAGACCACCTGTCTGTGGCACCGTCCTTCGAATACGTTTTCGACGGCAAGGAAACCATGCAACGAATCGCCCGTTACGCCATCGGACGATTCAACGCCACCATTACAAACGAACGCATGATCCGTCAATACGTCAACG
This genomic window contains:
- a CDS encoding M23 family metallopeptidase — protein: MQRKVLDNLYRQGGLTLFAFPCEQADTQKSAIPLESLQNLALALNAGASFVLMDFSGKHPFNDTVLKRSLPENDDQFRELYHLLQEIKKTTPQVIGILPQEVTEVQARYLALIARGLIIADNDEPNSDTAAIYLEDAPSLQKIPLLWLHKFVPNRRRFPGAAKAVKRSVSLFGEVRKSNWQTNPAGFVKIIENLHKLEILRKNPLDGISKVFKRFFPLFLLLAITIPFFFFSHLEPGVSNIRNRTQERDHLSVAPSFEYVFDGKETMQRIARYAIGRFNATITNERMIRQYVNVTLDENGYDGKSWEKNGFHIPPAGTTIKYSRPDYLGQTATDSIGAAWKYWTSIVSDSISYLTEFYHAKPSANQRQHNGIDLASRQGARILAPFAAKAWTSKDERGGVIIGLVREKDVILFMHCDKLLYLDGQEVMAGDPIATVGITGHTTGPHAHVVTGLIDRNGDKRIGNVRYKVIDPIKWFYLFKPNSP